Proteins encoded by one window of Tunturibacter psychrotolerans:
- a CDS encoding lipid-binding SYLF domain-containing protein, which produces MMNKKLVRTLCATAVLTVSLTVAASAATDIQKLDQRIEAAGVVLHELMDTPDKGIPDDIAAKATCVAVVPGFKKGAFIIGGQYGQGVVSCRTGHGWSAPAFIQLSGASFGLQAGGEATDLVLVGTTQDAFQRLLHDKLKLGGDASVAAGPVGRNTSASTTEAASAAFLTYSRSKGVFAGVDLSGDVVHQNTDDTKTYYGSDVTYDSILSGGIPAKPGSQHFIRTVNQLFHASGAH; this is translated from the coding sequence ATGATGAACAAAAAGTTGGTTCGAACACTCTGCGCGACTGCGGTGCTAACCGTATCCCTCACCGTCGCCGCCTCCGCCGCCACCGACATCCAAAAACTCGATCAGCGTATCGAAGCCGCTGGCGTTGTCCTTCACGAGCTCATGGACACCCCGGACAAAGGCATCCCTGACGACATCGCCGCCAAAGCCACCTGCGTCGCGGTCGTTCCCGGCTTCAAAAAGGGAGCCTTCATCATAGGTGGACAATACGGCCAGGGCGTCGTCAGTTGCCGCACCGGCCACGGCTGGAGCGCCCCAGCTTTCATCCAGCTTAGCGGCGCCAGCTTCGGCCTTCAGGCCGGCGGCGAGGCTACCGACCTCGTCCTCGTCGGCACCACCCAGGACGCCTTCCAGCGCCTTCTCCACGACAAGCTGAAGCTCGGCGGAGACGCCTCCGTAGCTGCCGGCCCGGTCGGACGCAACACCTCAGCCTCCACCACTGAAGCCGCCAGCGCCGCCTTCCTCACCTACTCGCGCAGCAAAGGCGTCTTCGCCGGAGTTGACCTCTCCGGAGACGTAGTCCATCAGAACACCGACGACACCAAAACCTACTACGGCAGCGACGTCACCTACGACAGCATCCTCTCCGGCGGCATCCCTGCCAAGCCTGGCTCACAGCACTTCATCCGCACCGTCAACCAGTTGTTCCACGCCAGCGGCGCCCACTAA
- a CDS encoding SphA family protein produces MKPVFSCVPSRFLALTALAALSLSSPAQQLGHYIGGFTGLENGSTAPPGLYAAAFGLVQPINSIKGTNGNTVLRPDIDVAGVIAAYSVVTPKKILGGDYNLAFMVPVLNTRFTANVFDASAESAGVSDILFEPIGLGWQKGKVSYTANYAFYAPSGDFNPSSPLNPGLGFWEHQIQAGLTYNIDKKKLWNASGLTTWEINMSKSGLDVKPGPIFTGEYSFGRRFFKYQMNAGIVGYASQKLSPDSGSGINPLIKGDLDRGFGAGGEWKYTDIKHHLAFDVRYEDQFGVRLRTSGQVLVFSITFLHFLPPPTPPK; encoded by the coding sequence ATGAAGCCGGTCTTCTCTTGTGTCCCTTCGCGATTCCTGGCACTGACTGCTCTTGCCGCTCTATCGCTCTCGTCGCCCGCGCAGCAGCTTGGCCACTACATCGGAGGCTTCACCGGGCTTGAAAACGGCTCCACCGCACCCCCCGGCCTCTACGCCGCCGCCTTCGGCCTCGTCCAGCCCATCAATTCCATCAAAGGCACCAATGGCAATACTGTTTTGAGGCCCGACATCGATGTAGCGGGCGTTATCGCAGCGTACAGCGTCGTCACTCCCAAGAAGATTCTCGGAGGCGATTACAACCTGGCCTTTATGGTTCCCGTCCTCAACACCCGATTCACCGCCAATGTCTTTGATGCCTCCGCTGAGTCCGCTGGTGTCTCCGACATCCTTTTTGAACCCATCGGCCTGGGCTGGCAGAAGGGCAAGGTAAGTTACACAGCAAACTATGCGTTCTATGCTCCGAGCGGAGACTTCAACCCTAGCTCGCCACTTAACCCTGGTCTCGGTTTCTGGGAGCACCAGATCCAGGCAGGCCTCACCTACAACATCGACAAGAAGAAGTTGTGGAATGCCTCCGGCCTCACCACCTGGGAGATCAATATGAGCAAGTCAGGCCTTGATGTGAAGCCTGGGCCGATCTTTACAGGCGAGTACAGCTTCGGCCGGCGCTTCTTCAAATACCAGATGAACGCTGGCATCGTCGGCTACGCTTCGCAGAAGCTCTCCCCAGATTCGGGAAGCGGCATCAACCCTCTAATTAAGGGCGATCTCGACCGCGGCTTCGGCGCCGGCGGCGAGTGGAAGTATACGGACATCAAGCATCACCTAGCCTTCGACGTTCGTTACGAGGATCAGTTTGGGGTCCGGCTTCGCACGTCAGGCCAGGTTCTCGTCTTCAGCATCACATTTCTTCATTTCCTTCCTCCCCCGACACCCCCGAAGTGA
- the pdxT gene encoding pyridoxal 5'-phosphate synthase glutaminase subunit PdxT yields MTNNRTASSSPTVGILALQGAYEAHAKILACLDVTTRLIRTPDQLFTSEAVPSIDGLIIPGGESTTMLKFLERHGFLASLASLVRTLPTFGTCAGAILLANDVQNPPQISLSALDITIERNAYGRQIDSSILTAPTKLPGGPLEMVFIRAPRITRTGPEVETLATRDDFPVLVRQGHLLAATFHPELGHDLRIHQLFLDLIHSHQIHTHATVDS; encoded by the coding sequence ATGACCAATAATCGCACAGCATCCAGCTCCCCGACCGTTGGCATCCTGGCCCTCCAGGGCGCCTACGAAGCGCACGCCAAAATCCTTGCCTGCCTCGACGTTACCACTCGGCTCATACGAACCCCAGACCAACTCTTTACCTCCGAAGCAGTTCCTAGCATAGACGGCCTCATCATCCCCGGGGGCGAGTCCACCACCATGCTCAAATTCCTGGAACGCCATGGCTTCCTCGCATCCCTCGCTTCTTTGGTCCGCACCCTCCCCACCTTCGGCACCTGCGCCGGCGCGATCCTGCTCGCGAACGACGTACAGAATCCCCCGCAAATCTCCCTCTCCGCCCTCGACATCACCATCGAGCGCAACGCTTACGGCCGCCAGATCGACTCCTCCATCCTCACTGCCCCCACCAAACTCCCCGGTGGCCCACTCGAGATGGTCTTCATCCGCGCCCCCCGCATCACCCGCACCGGGCCTGAGGTCGAAACCCTCGCCACCCGCGACGACTTCCCCGTCCTGGTCCGTCAGGGCCATCTCCTCGCCGCCACCTTCCACCCGGAGCTTGGTCACGACCTCCGCATCCACCAGCTCTTCCTTGACCTGATTCACTCCCATCAGATCCACACTCACGCCACCGTCGATTCGTAG